A single window of Dendropsophus ebraccatus isolate aDenEbr1 chromosome 5, aDenEbr1.pat, whole genome shotgun sequence DNA harbors:
- the LOC138793373 gene encoding olfactory receptor 10G7-like: MANNSGEFYFELTGFPGIPARFGILFSFTMFIVYNITLVSNGSVMVLIIMKEKLHEPLYIMIANLAFSNLFFDTVTLPKFIAKYWFDGGRISFFECFTQVYFVHFLAGVDPFILMLMAFDRYVAICKPLRYSSIVTHRATMVACGMFWLLVALVTLTNLLILKHPFCGPNKIVNLFCNSSTMLRLACDEISATREAILTYGLVFLFVPLAFIILSYAIIILSIISLNHSKGWRKALSTCTSHWIVLTLFYFPRVFVYIANYARLVLSLDLSVLLIFLHSYLPHLANPLIYCLRTEEIKRTIADILKRKIGSGM, encoded by the coding sequence ATGGCTAATAACTCTGGTGAATTTTACTTTGAGCTCACCGGTTTTCCTGGAATTCCAGCAAGGTTTGGCATTCTCTTCTCCTTTACAATGTTCATTGTCTATAACATAACCTTGGTTTCAAATGGATCAGTAATGGTCTTGATCATCATGAAAGAGAAGCTACATGAGCCTCTGTATATCATGATCGCCAACCTGGCTTTCTCCAACCTCTTCTTCGACACAGTGACCTTACCCAAATTTATTGCCAAGTACTGGTTCGATGGTGGAAGAATATCGTTCTTTGAATGCTTCACCCAGGTATATTTTGTCCACTTCTTGGCTGGAGTAGACCCGTTTATCCTCATGTTGATGGCTTTTGATCGCTATGTTGCAATTTGTAAACCATTGAGGTACTCATCCATAGTCACCCACAGAGCCACCATGGTTGCCTGTGGGATGTTCTGGCTCCTTGTTGCTTTGGTTACACTTACGAACCTTCTCATTTTAAAGCATCCCTTCTGTGGTCCTAATAAAATTGTTAACCTCTTCTGTAACAGCTCAACCATGTTACGTTTGGCCTGTGATGAAATTAGTGCCACTCGAGAGGCCATTTTGACCTATggtttggtttttctttttgtaCCACTGGCTTTCATCATATTATCTTATGCCATCATCATCCTGTCCATCATCTCACTAAACCACTCTAAGGGTTGGAGGAAGGCTCTCTCTACATGCACATCACACTGGATTGTCCTGACCTTGTTCTACTTCCCTCGGGTATTCGTGTATATCGCTAATTACGCCCGACTGGTCCTTTCTCTAGATCTCAGCGTCTTGCTCATCTTTCTGCACTCGTATTTGCCACATTTAGCCAACCCTCTTATATACTGTCTGAGGACTGAGGAGATCAAGAGGACGATTGCTGACATTTTGAAACGTAAGATTGGATCTGGAATGTGA